Proteins found in one Sporosarcina sp. FSL K6-3457 genomic segment:
- the coaBC gene encoding bifunctional phosphopantothenoylcysteine decarboxylase/phosphopantothenate--cysteine ligase CoaBC, whose product MLVNKKILLCVTGGIAVYKAVALVSKLSQAGAHVKVIMTESAQQFVTPLTFQAMSRNDVFIDTFDEKDSRVIAHIDLADWADLVVVAPATANVIGKLANGIADDMVTTTLLATTAEVWIAPAMNVHMYENKAVIRNINTLHEDGYRFIEPSEGFLACGYVGKGRLEEPEKIVELITQRFTTTKNLPLSGKKVIVTAGPTRERIDPVRYVSNFSSGKMGYAMAEAAAALGAETVLISGPVGLDKPVGMTVIDVESAAEMLEAVRAQFDNADIVVKSAAVADYRPKDIHPEKMKKQVGDSVIELERTTDILKTMGGIKTDQILVGFAAETTNAVGYGAGKLESKNLDYVIVNDVTDPNGGFGSDTNVVTLLSKRGTHQPFQAMAKKELAKVLFEAILKEESEQLNDR is encoded by the coding sequence GTGTTAGTAAACAAAAAAATCCTCCTTTGTGTTACTGGTGGAATTGCGGTTTATAAAGCGGTTGCACTTGTGAGTAAGTTATCGCAGGCAGGGGCACATGTGAAGGTAATCATGACGGAGTCGGCACAGCAATTTGTCACGCCGCTGACTTTCCAAGCGATGTCTCGCAATGATGTATTTATTGATACGTTTGATGAAAAAGATTCTCGTGTCATTGCGCATATCGATTTGGCTGATTGGGCTGACCTTGTTGTGGTTGCTCCGGCAACAGCAAATGTCATTGGGAAACTAGCAAACGGCATTGCGGATGATATGGTCACGACGACATTATTAGCGACAACAGCTGAAGTGTGGATAGCACCTGCTATGAATGTTCATATGTATGAAAATAAAGCGGTTATACGCAATATAAATACTTTGCACGAGGACGGTTACCGCTTCATCGAACCATCTGAGGGCTTTTTGGCATGTGGTTATGTAGGTAAAGGGCGTTTAGAAGAGCCGGAAAAAATTGTGGAACTGATTACGCAACGATTTACAACAACGAAAAACCTGCCGTTGTCTGGCAAAAAAGTTATTGTCACTGCTGGTCCGACACGTGAACGGATTGACCCGGTTCGCTACGTATCGAATTTCTCTAGTGGCAAAATGGGCTATGCGATGGCAGAAGCAGCTGCAGCCCTTGGAGCAGAAACGGTGCTTATTTCTGGACCAGTTGGACTGGATAAGCCTGTTGGTATGACGGTTATCGACGTAGAAAGTGCAGCCGAAATGCTGGAGGCAGTGCGTGCACAATTCGATAATGCCGATATTGTTGTGAAATCAGCTGCTGTTGCTGATTATCGCCCAAAAGATATTCATCCAGAAAAGATGAAGAAGCAAGTGGGAGACTCGGTCATTGAGCTCGAACGAACGACTGATATTTTAAAGACAATGGGTGGCATTAAAACTGACCAAATTCTCGTAGGCTTTGCTGCGGAAACGACGAATGCAGTTGGCTATGGTGCGGGGAAATTAGAAAGTAAAAACTTAGATTACGTTATTGTCAATGATGTCACGGACCCGAATGGAGGATTTGGCAGTGATACAAACGTTGTTACACTGTTATCCAAACGTGGTACACATCAACCATTCCAAGCGATGGCAAAAAAAGAATTGGCAAAAGTGCTATTTGAAGCGATTCTGAAAGAAGAAAGTGAACAGCTCAATGATCGCTGA
- the rpoZ gene encoding DNA-directed RNA polymerase subunit omega: protein MLTPTLDSLKEQVDSKYTLVTLASKRAREMQEEGTRLLTSYKSHKNVGKALEEVAAGVLSKAKQDDSIIYEDEV, encoded by the coding sequence ATGTTAACACCAACACTCGATTCATTAAAAGAACAAGTCGATTCTAAATACACACTGGTTACACTTGCTTCAAAACGCGCACGTGAAATGCAGGAAGAGGGAACACGACTTCTCACTTCATATAAATCACATAAAAACGTTGGGAAAGCACTTGAAGAAGTTGCAGCTGGCGTATTGTCAAAAGCAAAACAAGATGACTCCATCATTTACGAAGACGAAGTATAA
- the gmk gene encoding guanylate kinase, protein MYKKRGLLIVLSGPSGVGKGTVRKELFSQPDTNYEYSISMTTRSPRQGEVDGADYFFKSRAEFEQLIEEGKLLEYAEYVGNYYGTPLDYVNATLDAGRDVFLEIEVVGAAQVRAKVPDGLFIFLAPPSLSELEDRLVGRGTEAADVIATRIAKAREELEMMNLYDYVVENDEVSNACDRVNAIVLAEHCRRERVEKRYLLMLEGE, encoded by the coding sequence ATGTACAAAAAACGTGGGCTTTTGATTGTTCTGTCCGGCCCTTCTGGTGTAGGGAAAGGGACAGTGCGCAAAGAGCTTTTTTCTCAACCAGATACGAACTATGAATACTCCATATCGATGACGACTCGAAGTCCACGTCAAGGTGAAGTGGATGGAGCTGATTATTTCTTCAAATCGAGAGCTGAATTTGAGCAACTCATTGAAGAAGGCAAGCTGCTGGAGTATGCCGAATATGTGGGCAATTATTATGGCACGCCGCTTGACTATGTCAATGCTACATTAGATGCGGGGAGAGATGTTTTCCTTGAAATTGAAGTAGTAGGGGCAGCACAAGTACGTGCGAAAGTTCCAGATGGTCTGTTCATATTCCTGGCGCCGCCGAGTTTGTCTGAACTGGAAGACCGCCTTGTAGGTAGGGGAACAGAGGCAGCAGATGTTATTGCGACTCGTATTGCGAAGGCGCGAGAAGAACTTGAAATGATGAACTTATACGATTATGTTGTCGAAAATGATGAAGTTTCAAATGCCTGTGATCGAGTCAATGCCATTGTATTAGCAGAGCATTGCCGTAGAGAACGTGTAGAAAAACGCTACTTACTTATGCTGGAGGGGGAATAA
- a CDS encoding Rqc2 family fibronectin-binding protein: MAFDGLFTTAMVQELQVLKNGRISKIHQPNAQEVVFLIRSGGKNHKLLISIHSSYSRVQLTEEAITNPSEPPMFCMVLRKHLEGGTITAIDQFGTDRIITFDIQAKNEIGDDISRRLYVEIMGRHSNLLIVDPDRDIIIDSMKHLPPSVNSYRTILPGQPFIPAPPQDKVDPFSVGEQQFGTLLPQFDSARDVVGTFSGFSPINAEELLFRMKDVPANEKFAVFTAFLASFKGTASAPNIAEIGTKTVFSAAALSHADKTIAEYGTLGDLLDKVYFARAERERVKSQAADLERWLDNEIAKLNLKVKKLSKEQEAAGKLDTFQLYGELLTANSYALQKGMTEAVVNNYYEEGTTVTIPLDPRKTPIDNAQRFYSRYAKAKTALIMIAEQLEKAAEDIAYFEMIKQQVMQASPEDIEEIREELAELGFLKARKLKKKSKPKKPAPETYISSTGVKISVGKNNKQNDYLTFKIAARDQTWLHTKDIPGSHVVIHDTNPDEETIREAAILSAYFSKARGSSSVPVDYTEVRHVKKPNGSKPGFVIYFEQKTMFVTPDEDVVMKLRK; the protein is encoded by the coding sequence ATGGCATTTGACGGTTTATTCACCACGGCGATGGTGCAGGAATTGCAGGTTCTGAAAAACGGCCGCATTTCTAAAATTCATCAGCCGAACGCACAAGAAGTCGTATTTCTAATCCGTTCAGGCGGTAAAAATCATAAACTTCTTATTTCTATCCATTCATCCTATTCACGTGTTCAACTGACCGAAGAGGCAATTACAAACCCTTCAGAGCCTCCGATGTTTTGCATGGTATTGCGCAAGCATCTTGAAGGCGGGACGATTACAGCCATTGACCAATTCGGCACAGATCGAATTATTACGTTCGATATTCAGGCTAAAAATGAAATCGGTGATGATATTAGTCGAAGATTGTATGTTGAAATTATGGGCCGGCATAGTAACTTACTAATCGTCGATCCAGATCGCGACATCATCATCGATAGTATGAAACATTTACCACCATCGGTAAACAGTTATCGAACAATATTACCTGGGCAGCCTTTTATACCTGCACCGCCGCAAGACAAAGTGGATCCATTTAGCGTGGGCGAGCAACAATTTGGTACGCTACTGCCACAGTTTGACAGTGCTCGCGATGTCGTCGGTACTTTTTCAGGGTTCTCACCTATAAATGCAGAAGAATTATTGTTTAGAATGAAGGACGTCCCTGCGAATGAAAAATTTGCTGTGTTTACAGCGTTCCTTGCTTCATTTAAAGGTACAGCTAGCGCACCAAATATTGCAGAAATCGGGACGAAAACAGTATTTTCCGCCGCCGCGTTATCACATGCGGATAAAACAATTGCAGAGTACGGCACACTTGGTGATTTATTGGATAAAGTGTATTTTGCACGGGCTGAAAGAGAGCGCGTCAAATCGCAAGCGGCAGATTTGGAACGCTGGCTTGATAATGAAATTGCCAAATTGAATTTGAAAGTGAAAAAGCTATCAAAAGAACAAGAGGCTGCTGGGAAACTGGATACGTTCCAGCTGTACGGCGAATTGTTGACCGCCAATAGTTATGCTTTACAAAAAGGGATGACAGAGGCAGTTGTCAATAATTATTACGAGGAAGGAACGACGGTGACTATACCGCTCGACCCAAGAAAAACACCCATTGATAACGCACAGCGTTTTTATTCACGTTATGCGAAAGCGAAAACGGCACTCATTATGATTGCCGAACAGCTAGAAAAAGCAGCCGAGGATATTGCCTACTTTGAAATGATTAAACAGCAAGTCATGCAAGCCTCTCCTGAAGACATCGAAGAAATACGTGAAGAGCTCGCGGAACTCGGTTTCCTGAAGGCGCGCAAGCTGAAAAAGAAGAGTAAACCTAAGAAACCAGCACCGGAAACGTATATCTCATCTACTGGTGTGAAAATTTCAGTTGGGAAAAATAATAAGCAAAATGATTATTTGACGTTCAAGATTGCTGCACGCGATCAAACTTGGCTCCATACGAAAGATATTCCCGGATCACACGTCGTCATTCACGATACGAATCCTGATGAAGAAACGATTCGTGAAGCGGCGATTTTATCAGCCTATTTCAGTAAGGCGCGCGGTTCGTCATCTGTACCTGTTGACTATACCGAAGTGCGGCATGTCAAAAAGCCGAACGGATCGAAGCCCGGATTTGTTATTTATTTCGAGCAGAAAACGATGTTTGTCACGCCTGATGAGGATGTTGTCATGAAATTGAGGAAGTGA
- a CDS encoding MOSC domain-containing protein — protein MTTSIELKNLSIGLPKKMKYGNDKELETAICKETVEEVFLAKEGFRGDGVADLKHHGGLDRAVCVYPYEHYARWEQEFNNPLPRAAFGENITVTNMLEQDIHIGDVFRLGDAVIQVTQGRIPCSTITKRTDLPPLMKGMVDTGFTGYLCRVLEEGIVHEDSTITLVKSHPQQISILFANQLYFHRPKDIEGIQKVLAVQELAQDWREKLTKRLEKLTNPV, from the coding sequence ATGACAACCAGTATTGAATTAAAAAACCTATCCATCGGCTTACCGAAGAAAATGAAGTATGGTAACGACAAAGAACTTGAAACGGCTATTTGTAAAGAAACAGTAGAGGAAGTCTTTCTAGCAAAAGAAGGCTTTCGAGGAGATGGCGTGGCTGATTTAAAACATCATGGCGGGCTTGACCGCGCAGTTTGTGTTTATCCTTATGAGCACTATGCACGTTGGGAGCAGGAGTTTAACAATCCCCTTCCACGCGCAGCTTTCGGAGAAAATATAACCGTGACGAATATGCTCGAACAAGACATTCATATCGGGGATGTTTTTCGTCTTGGAGATGCTGTGATCCAAGTGACACAGGGCCGAATTCCATGCAGCACGATTACGAAAAGAACTGACCTGCCTCCCCTTATGAAAGGGATGGTTGATACAGGATTTACGGGTTATTTGTGCCGTGTACTTGAAGAAGGCATTGTTCACGAAGATTCGACCATTACATTAGTCAAATCACATCCACAACAAATTTCTATCCTTTTTGCCAACCAACTTTATTTCCACCGTCCAAAGGACATTGAAGGTATTCAAAAAGTGCTGGCTGTTCAGGAGCTTGCGCAAGATTGGCGGGAGAAGTTGACAAAGCGATTGGAGAAATTAACAAATCCCGTATGA
- the ccsB gene encoding c-type cytochrome biogenesis protein CcsB, with the protein MSSQSLLSLSSTALYISFFAYLIAIIPFGLSVKSPKKIFSRIGIGLTTIGFVLQLVYFATRWYVAGHAPVSNMYEFMTFFGIMLIGSFLIMYYLYRQSVIGLFALPIALLILGFANAFSKDVTPLIPALQSHWLTIHVITVAFSSAVLSISFVTGIIYLLKTVNPNKKNKQSFFLELVMYFMVIVLGFIGMTSTFSAMDYTKSLQFENRTAEMEVYTYKLPAITVPKNATIVEATEVTSQKNGLIEIPNTIHAQKLNTIIWSFVAGTILYLLIRLITRRTIIALLKPLTNKVNPATMDEITYRSVVIGFPLFALGGLLFAMIWAHMAWSRFWGWDPKEVWALITFLFYAGMLHLRIGKGWEGEKTAWMAIIGFGIIVFNQIFVNLIISGLHSYA; encoded by the coding sequence ATGTCTTCACAATCACTACTTAGTTTAAGCAGTACAGCACTTTATATTTCATTTTTCGCGTATTTAATTGCCATCATTCCTTTTGGCTTATCGGTAAAATCGCCGAAGAAGATTTTTTCAAGAATAGGTATTGGCTTGACGACTATTGGCTTTGTATTACAGCTCGTATATTTTGCAACAAGATGGTATGTTGCTGGACATGCGCCCGTCAGCAATATGTATGAATTTATGACGTTCTTTGGCATTATGCTGATTGGTAGTTTCTTGATAATGTATTATTTATATCGTCAGAGTGTCATTGGACTTTTTGCCCTACCGATTGCATTGCTCATTCTCGGCTTTGCTAATGCTTTTTCAAAAGATGTAACACCGCTGATTCCAGCGCTACAGAGTCATTGGTTAACGATCCACGTTATCACAGTTGCTTTTTCTAGCGCTGTGTTATCTATCTCCTTTGTGACAGGTATCATATATTTGTTAAAAACCGTGAATCCGAATAAAAAAAATAAGCAGTCATTCTTTTTGGAGCTTGTGATGTATTTCATGGTAATTGTACTTGGTTTCATTGGCATGACAAGCACATTCAGTGCAATGGATTATACGAAAAGCCTGCAATTTGAAAATCGGACTGCTGAGATGGAAGTGTATACGTACAAGTTGCCAGCGATTACGGTTCCAAAAAACGCAACCATTGTGGAAGCAACTGAAGTTACCAGTCAAAAAAATGGGCTAATCGAAATTCCTAATACCATTCATGCACAGAAATTAAATACAATTATCTGGTCATTTGTAGCCGGAACGATTCTTTATTTACTCATACGTCTGATTACAAGGCGTACAATTATTGCCTTGCTCAAACCGCTGACCAACAAAGTGAATCCGGCTACAATGGATGAAATTACGTATCGTTCTGTCGTTATTGGCTTTCCTTTATTCGCGCTCGGTGGGCTATTATTCGCCATGATTTGGGCGCATATGGCATGGAGCCGATTCTGGGGCTGGGATCCGAAGGAAGTGTGGGCTCTTATCACATTCTTATTTTACGCCGGCATGCTCCATCTACGAATCGGCAAGGGATGGGAAGGCGAAAAAACAGCTTGGATGGCAATTATCGGCTTCGGCATTATTGTTTTCAACCAAATATTTGTCAACTTGATTATTTCAGGGCTACATTCTTATGCTTAG
- a CDS encoding glycine betaine ABC transporter substrate-binding protein yields the protein MTLFKKVTGIGTAALLALGLAACSSDNDEGKATETNAAVGESVDHTIVGIDPGSGHMELTAKVLQEYDLPDWNVTSGSGATMTAALKRAYDKEEPIIITAWSPHWKFSKFDLKYLEDPKLIYGDAEEIHSIGRIGLKEDFPQAYAIFERFKWDMDDMAEIMIAIEDGLKPEDAARTWVDSHPEKVAEWTDGVATVDGDTIKLAYAPWDSELASHNMMKIVLEDMGYTVQLTMVEPGPMFSAVADGSADATFAACLPNTHNTYVEKFDGQLDDIGVNMVGVKQGLAVPAYMDDVNSIEDLKK from the coding sequence ATGACACTTTTTAAAAAGGTAACTGGAATTGGAACGGCTGCACTGTTGGCACTAGGACTTGCAGCGTGTAGTAGTGACAACGATGAAGGTAAAGCAACTGAAACAAACGCAGCAGTCGGTGAATCCGTAGACCATACAATCGTAGGGATTGACCCTGGATCAGGTCATATGGAATTAACGGCGAAAGTACTTCAAGAATATGATCTGCCAGATTGGAATGTAACTTCGGGGTCAGGCGCCACTATGACAGCTGCTTTGAAAAGGGCCTATGATAAAGAAGAACCCATTATCATAACTGCTTGGAGTCCACATTGGAAATTTTCAAAATTCGATTTAAAGTATTTGGAGGATCCAAAACTAATCTACGGTGACGCTGAAGAAATCCATTCCATTGGTCGGATTGGATTGAAAGAAGATTTCCCCCAGGCCTATGCGATTTTCGAGCGTTTCAAGTGGGATATGGATGACATGGCCGAGATTATGATTGCTATTGAAGATGGTCTCAAGCCTGAAGATGCCGCACGAACTTGGGTTGATAGCCATCCGGAAAAAGTCGCAGAATGGACAGATGGAGTCGCTACCGTGGACGGAGATACAATCAAGCTTGCCTATGCGCCATGGGACAGCGAACTTGCAAGCCATAATATGATGAAAATCGTCCTCGAAGATATGGGTTATACTGTCCAATTAACGATGGTTGAACCAGGTCCAATGTTTTCAGCTGTTGCTGATGGAAGTGCAGATGCAACATTCGCCGCTTGCTTACCGAATACCCATAATACATATGTAGAAAAATTCGATGGACAATTGGACGACATCGGAGTGAATATGGTAGGTGTTAAACAAGGATTAGCTGTACCGGCCTATATGGATGATGTTAACTCCATTGAAGATTTGAAAAAGTAA
- a CDS encoding KDGP aldolase, translated as MYFNHQVIFNVLAKDLKNAQELVEIAGDRVLVGVMVKDFPMEEDAIQRIKEYKENNIPVSVGLGAGDPAMWQKVANVSVAALPNHINQVFPATGYTLGRMEQTIEKVPVINALVEPTGIPGQVYITTGPISSAYRETVTCDLAAAMIAEIGIPSVKFYSIEGDERLDELAVMTQAASKAGIQIIEPTGGITLENVHKIVQTCLENGAGIVIPHLYTSLVDKETGETKPSALKQLVELVW; from the coding sequence ATGTACTTCAACCATCAAGTCATTTTTAACGTATTGGCGAAGGATTTAAAAAATGCTCAAGAACTTGTGGAAATTGCCGGAGATCGCGTTTTAGTCGGCGTGATGGTCAAGGATTTTCCGATGGAAGAGGATGCTATTCAACGCATAAAAGAGTATAAAGAAAATAATATCCCCGTTTCAGTAGGGTTGGGCGCAGGGGATCCTGCAATGTGGCAAAAAGTGGCGAATGTATCTGTAGCAGCCCTACCGAATCATATTAATCAAGTATTCCCGGCAACAGGTTATACACTTGGCAGAATGGAGCAAACGATAGAAAAAGTACCTGTGATTAACGCCTTGGTCGAACCAACAGGTATCCCGGGCCAGGTGTATATTACGACGGGGCCGATTAGTTCTGCTTATCGCGAGACTGTTACTTGTGATCTGGCTGCGGCGATGATTGCTGAAATAGGAATACCTTCTGTGAAATTTTATTCTATAGAAGGTGATGAGCGTTTGGATGAATTAGCGGTGATGACTCAGGCGGCGTCAAAAGCAGGTATACAAATCATTGAGCCAACAGGCGGTATCACTCTCGAAAATGTTCATAAAATCGTACAAACATGTCTCGAAAATGGTGCGGGAATTGTTATTCCTCATCTCTATACATCTCTAGTAGATAAGGAGACCGGGGAAACAAAACCTTCTGCACTGAAGCAGTTGGTCGAACTGGTTTGGTGA
- a CDS encoding DgaE family pyridoxal phosphate-dependent ammonia lyase has product MTIFKRLGLTQVINGSGKMTALGASAVSEDVARALKDASQDYVDINEMMELAGTVIADVTGAEDGCPTNGAAAGIAISTAAVIAGENLTYIERLPNSDGMKNQVIIQKGQQIHFGASIAQMISMGGGKVVEVGQANKVEQQHIEEAINEQTAALLYIKSHHAVQKGMQPIETMIAIAKKHQIPLIIDAAAEEDFQKYIAMGADIVIYSGGKALEGPTSGFICGRKKMMEACRMQYKGIGRPMKIGKEGMAGLIVALKQYASRDVDVEGQLSRMQQLCEGLEGVPGLTCSIKQDEAGREIYRANIEVDSKEAGMTAEELLHALELGNPAIFLRHHYVNIGILSVDPRPLLKGQEAIIAETIKLILARGVK; this is encoded by the coding sequence ATGACTATTTTTAAAAGACTTGGACTTACACAAGTGATTAATGGAAGTGGCAAAATGACAGCGCTTGGTGCATCGGCTGTAAGTGAGGATGTTGCACGAGCATTAAAGGATGCTTCACAAGATTATGTTGATATTAATGAAATGATGGAACTTGCAGGTACAGTTATTGCTGATGTAACAGGGGCTGAGGATGGTTGCCCGACAAATGGTGCCGCGGCAGGAATTGCGATTAGTACTGCCGCAGTCATCGCAGGTGAAAATTTGACGTATATTGAGCGGTTGCCGAATTCAGATGGAATGAAAAATCAGGTGATTATTCAAAAGGGGCAGCAAATCCATTTTGGTGCAAGCATTGCACAAATGATTAGTATGGGCGGCGGAAAAGTGGTTGAAGTCGGTCAGGCAAATAAAGTGGAGCAACAACATATCGAAGAAGCAATCAATGAACAGACAGCTGCGTTACTGTATATTAAATCGCATCATGCTGTGCAAAAAGGGATGCAGCCGATTGAAACAATGATTGCAATCGCAAAAAAACATCAAATTCCACTTATTATAGATGCTGCTGCGGAAGAAGATTTTCAAAAATATATTGCGATGGGTGCGGACATCGTCATCTATAGCGGTGGTAAAGCATTAGAAGGTCCAACATCAGGATTTATTTGCGGTAGAAAAAAAATGATGGAAGCATGCCGGATGCAATATAAGGGAATCGGTCGTCCGATGAAAATTGGCAAAGAAGGAATGGCTGGTTTGATTGTTGCGCTAAAGCAATATGCCAGTAGGGATGTCGATGTTGAGGGACAGCTTAGTAGGATGCAACAGCTTTGTGAGGGGTTAGAGGGAGTTCCTGGGCTAACATGCTCGATTAAACAAGATGAGGCGGGGCGGGAAATTTACCGTGCAAATATCGAAGTGGATAGTAAGGAAGCAGGCATGACTGCGGAGGAATTGCTACACGCTTTAGAATTGGGGAATCCCGCCATCTTTTTACGCCATCACTATGTGAATATCGGAATATTATCCGTTGATCCCAGACCTCTGCTAAAGGGGCAGGAGGCTATTATCGCAGAAACCATCAAACTAATTTTAGCTCGAGGAGTGAAATAA
- a CDS encoding DUF4310 family protein, translating to MGGQSEINVKSFWYGDWSFPLLVALLSSGVFAGTHMYYVYKIGAFNDVAIVAMLEVGLQGGGYGVAAAFGASFLFARVLEGSLVGILDIGGAIQTGIGIGVPALLLAAGMTAPIENFTLSLLTGAILGLAIGYIVILIRKLTVGQSNSTFGADVMMGAGNASGRFLGPLIIISAASASIPIGVGAVTGAAIFYAWKKPIVGGAILGAMLLGAIFPITLD from the coding sequence ATGGGTGGGCAAAGTGAAATCAATGTAAAGAGCTTTTGGTATGGAGATTGGTCATTTCCCTTATTAGTAGCGTTGTTGTCATCGGGTGTGTTCGCGGGGACCCATATGTATTATGTTTATAAAATTGGGGCTTTTAATGATGTTGCGATTGTTGCGATGCTTGAAGTGGGATTACAAGGAGGCGGCTATGGTGTAGCTGCTGCATTCGGAGCCAGTTTCTTGTTTGCGCGTGTTTTGGAGGGCTCTCTTGTCGGTATCTTAGACATTGGTGGTGCCATTCAAACAGGGATTGGAATTGGTGTACCTGCATTGTTACTGGCTGCGGGAATGACTGCGCCGATTGAAAACTTCACACTTTCTTTGCTAACTGGAGCGATTTTAGGTCTTGCCATCGGCTACATTGTCATTTTGATTCGTAAATTGACAGTGGGGCAGTCGAACTCAACATTTGGAGCAGACGTGATGATGGGAGCTGGGAATGCATCGGGAAGGTTTTTAGGACCTCTAATTATTATTTCAGCTGCCTCTGCGTCTATTCCAATCGGTGTCGGTGCTGTTACGGGAGCAGCCATTTTTTATGCTTGGAAAAAACCGATTGTCGGTGGTGCTATTTTAGGCGCTATGCTATTAGGAGCAATTTTTCCAATTACGTTAGACTGA
- a CDS encoding DUF4311 domain-containing protein translates to MELLTIIFKSIIIGGFVGFAVGAGAARMFHAPTSQGMGAFRTLGELNACAGDAASHFSFGLGFFFNAWASSVGAGAFTQDVDHRIIPNWAAAVLMRKGKRPEDTLHNPKKMAIAGAIIGVLVVTFLNSTASAIPESLQAIALKVLVPAANLLINPVMPVIFWLAALDSGKRSGIWGTIFGGAAHMVMGNAVPGVVLGILIGKGVDDGGWNKVTKTLLISVILLFILSGFFRGFDIQLLQGFNLQAPEWLINLHKLIGYEVK, encoded by the coding sequence ATGGAATTGCTCACAATTATTTTTAAGTCAATCATCATTGGAGGATTTGTTGGCTTTGCTGTTGGTGCTGGTGCAGCTCGGATGTTCCACGCACCAACCTCACAGGGAATGGGTGCATTTCGAACATTGGGTGAGTTAAATGCCTGTGCGGGAGATGCGGCGTCACACTTTTCGTTTGGTTTAGGATTTTTCTTTAATGCTTGGGCTTCTTCTGTCGGTGCAGGGGCGTTCACGCAAGACGTTGATCATAGAATCATCCCGAACTGGGCTGCAGCTGTGTTAATGAGAAAGGGAAAACGTCCAGAAGATACTTTGCATAATCCGAAGAAGATGGCGATTGCAGGAGCGATTATTGGCGTACTTGTTGTTACATTTTTAAATTCAACGGCTTCGGCAATTCCAGAATCATTGCAAGCCATCGCATTAAAAGTATTAGTTCCAGCAGCGAATTTGCTTATCAATCCGGTCATGCCAGTCATCTTCTGGCTCGCAGCTTTGGATTCGGGTAAACGTTCTGGCATTTGGGGAACAATTTTTGGCGGGGCTGCCCATATGGTCATGGGAAATGCAGTTCCTGGTGTCGTGCTCGGAATTTTAATCGGTAAAGGTGTCGATGACGGTGGTTGGAACAAGGTTACGAAGACATTATTGATTTCTGTTATTCTTCTGTTTATTCTAAGTGGATTTTTCCGTGGATTCGATATTCAGCTTCTCCAAGGATTTAATCTTCAAGCACCTGAATGGTTGATCAATTTACACAAATTAATCGGATATGAGGTGAAGTAA
- a CDS encoding DUF4312 family protein, whose translation MKRVIETTVRIEGKGDSKEKALSIALGNIQKKVMKDYKGNMIIRIEPVNVNVIEAKETSYIERFFFFFFPRQRSKYSVVLDVEINLFLLDVGQITFEKNEQGNGVKEQVLGSHFLK comes from the coding sequence ATGAAAAGGGTCATTGAAACGACAGTTCGTATCGAAGGGAAAGGGGATTCGAAAGAAAAAGCACTCAGTATTGCTCTAGGAAATATTCAGAAAAAAGTCATGAAAGATTATAAGGGAAACATGATTATTCGTATAGAGCCTGTCAATGTTAATGTGATTGAAGCGAAGGAAACTTCTTATATAGAGCGCTTTTTCTTTTTCTTTTTTCCACGACAAAGAAGTAAATACTCCGTCGTATTAGATGTAGAAATAAACTTATTTCTTTTGGATGTTGGGCAAATTACTTTTGAAAAAAATGAACAAGGGAACGGCGTGAAGGAGCAAGTGTTGGGGAGTCATTTTTTGAAATAA